One window of Streptomyces sp. FIT100 genomic DNA carries:
- a CDS encoding serine/threonine-protein kinase, with product MDHLSLDDPRAIGPYRLLGVLGEGGMGRVYLARSAGGRTVAVKVVRAEFARQDDFQQRFAREVDAARRVSGHWTAPVLDFDTSAATPWVATGYVPGPDLRTVVADDYGPLPEHSLRSLANRLALALEAIHDAGLVHRDLKPSNVLVTVDGPRVIDFGIARALHAVSGNDFRTRTGVVVGSPAFMSPEQARGLEVGPQSDVFSLGSVLAYAATGRLPFGSHSIGLHAQLLRVIEEEPDLEGVPEDLLGLVRQCLEKEPEGRPTPTELVARTAAGEVRPWLPGEVLEQLGRHAAWLLDLDPQARTPGVPVATQPDVPVEAPTDARPDTRPDTQPNTPVDAYKEVQPDVSVVASVGTSTSDGRPPQPSAPPAQSRFKRARFLVAAVGVLVLSVGVAIAANSWEGNGTDPGGSGGTDGSGEATPEAVAVPETFLGAWEGVPLSDTRVRVEFKKDEQHRTVARSFFLTGTSLCVVNKEPKNASEGSVSLGDARSENAFGSGTCTFLPSYTLKTRKDGNLDFATDNGHYKAVLFKARTGEAPVPEKYLGQWVPKGKEKDPTAQVTIEQAKTGDIFVKGWDNSGQKRCTWKETLVFVNDTGLISRPVYRRGSADPCGMAPTGARGYALARSGILSMGHAAQKLEFVRRAGA from the coding sequence ATGGACCATCTGAGCTTGGACGATCCGCGTGCGATTGGGCCCTATCGACTTCTCGGGGTGCTGGGAGAAGGGGGTATGGGCCGGGTGTACCTCGCACGGTCCGCAGGGGGGCGGACCGTCGCCGTGAAGGTGGTGCGGGCCGAGTTCGCCAGGCAGGACGACTTCCAGCAGCGGTTCGCGCGGGAGGTCGACGCCGCGCGGCGCGTGAGCGGTCACTGGACCGCGCCGGTCCTGGACTTCGACACGAGCGCCGCGACGCCCTGGGTCGCCACCGGCTACGTACCGGGTCCCGACCTCCGGACCGTCGTCGCCGACGACTACGGCCCGCTGCCCGAGCATTCGCTGCGCAGCCTCGCGAACCGGCTCGCGCTCGCCCTGGAGGCCATCCACGACGCCGGTCTCGTGCACCGGGACCTGAAGCCGTCCAATGTCCTGGTCACCGTCGATGGTCCCCGCGTCATCGACTTCGGCATCGCCCGCGCCCTGCACGCCGTTTCCGGCAACGACTTCCGTACCCGCACCGGCGTTGTCGTCGGCTCGCCTGCCTTCATGTCGCCCGAGCAGGCGCGAGGGCTCGAAGTCGGCCCGCAGAGCGACGTGTTCAGCCTCGGTTCCGTCCTCGCCTACGCGGCGACCGGGCGGCTACCGTTCGGCAGCCACTCCATCGGGCTGCACGCGCAGTTGCTCCGCGTGATCGAGGAGGAGCCGGACTTGGAGGGCGTGCCGGAGGACCTGCTCGGGCTCGTACGCCAGTGCCTGGAGAAGGAGCCCGAGGGTCGTCCCACGCCTACGGAGCTTGTGGCCCGCACCGCCGCCGGGGAGGTGCGGCCATGGCTGCCGGGAGAGGTGCTCGAGCAGCTGGGAAGGCATGCGGCGTGGTTGCTGGATCTGGATCCGCAGGCACGTACGCCGGGTGTGCCTGTGGCTACGCAGCCGGACGTGCCGGTGGAGGCTCCGACCGATGCGCGGCCGGACACGCGGCCGGACACCCAGCCGAACACTCCGGTGGATGCGTACAAGGAGGTACAGCCCGACGTGTCGGTGGTTGCTTCGGTGGGCACCTCGACGTCCGACGGCCGCCCGCCACAGCCGAGTGCCCCGCCCGCGCAGTCACGGTTCAAACGGGCCCGATTCCTCGTCGCTGCCGTCGGGGTGCTGGTCCTCTCCGTCGGCGTGGCGATCGCGGCGAACTCCTGGGAAGGCAACGGCACGGACCCCGGTGGAAGCGGCGGTACGGACGGCAGCGGGGAGGCCACCCCGGAGGCGGTGGCCGTGCCTGAGACTTTCCTCGGGGCGTGGGAGGGCGTGCCGTTGAGCGACACGCGCGTACGTGTCGAGTTCAAGAAGGACGAGCAGCACCGCACGGTCGCCAGGTCCTTCTTCCTGACCGGCACCTCGCTCTGCGTCGTGAACAAGGAACCGAAGAATGCGTCCGAGGGCTCGGTTTCCCTGGGGGACGCCCGTAGCGAGAACGCCTTCGGCAGCGGCACGTGCACATTCCTGCCGTCGTACACCCTGAAGACCCGCAAGGACGGCAACCTCGACTTCGCCACCGACAACGGGCACTACAAGGCCGTCCTCTTCAAGGCCAGGACCGGCGAGGCGCCCGTGCCCGAGAAGTACTTGGGGCAGTGGGTGCCCAAGGGCAAGGAGAAGGACCCGACGGCCCAGGTCACCATCGAGCAGGCGAAGACCGGGGATATCTTCGTCAAGGGCTGGGACAACTCCGGTCAGAAACGCTGCACGTGGAAGGAGACCCTGGTGTTCGTGAACGACACCGGACTCATCTCCAGGCCGGTCTACCGACGCGGGTCGGCGGATCCCTGCGGCATGGCGCCCACCGGCGCCCGTGGGTACGCCCTCGCCCGCTCCGGCATCCTGTCCATGGGCCATGCGGCGCAGAAGCTGGAGTTCGTCCGCAGGGCCGGCGCGTAA
- the pcaC gene encoding 4-carboxymuconolactone decarboxylase, producing the protein MSETPPKTLQYRCDGPEDAPVLILGPSLGTTWHMWDRQVPELSQQWRVLRFDLPGHGGAPAHAATSVTELAGRLVATLDELGVQRFGYAGCSIGGAVGMDLALRLPHRVASLALIATSPRFGTADEFRQRGVIVRTNGLDPMARTAPENWFTPGFAAAQPAIVEWAVQMVRTTDPGCYIGACEALAAFDVRAELGRVGVPTLVLVGADDQLTGPAEARTLVAGIPDARLALVPGASHLAPVEQPGAVSDLLVRHFSSAWQDTLAAIPAPPVAPAISAPVTPVAELGPAPEQPRAAGALRPDPYEAGMRVRREVLGDGHVDRATAAADGFTADFQELITRYAWGEVWNRDGLDRRMRSAVTLTALVAGGHLEELAFHTRAALRNGLTPAEIREVLMQTAVYCGVPAANSAFRVAQQVIREETTPRA; encoded by the coding sequence GTGAGCGAGACACCACCGAAAACGCTGCAATACCGCTGTGACGGGCCAGAGGACGCCCCGGTCCTGATCCTGGGTCCCTCACTGGGTACCACCTGGCACATGTGGGACCGCCAGGTTCCGGAGCTGTCGCAGCAGTGGCGCGTGCTCCGCTTCGACCTGCCGGGCCACGGCGGCGCCCCCGCCCACGCCGCCACCTCCGTGACCGAGCTCGCCGGCCGGCTCGTCGCGACCCTCGACGAGCTCGGCGTCCAGCGCTTCGGCTACGCGGGCTGCTCCATCGGCGGCGCGGTCGGCATGGACCTGGCGCTGAGGCTGCCGCACCGGGTGGCCTCGCTGGCGCTGATCGCCACCTCGCCGCGGTTCGGGACCGCCGACGAGTTCCGGCAGCGCGGGGTGATCGTGCGCACCAACGGCCTCGACCCCATGGCCCGTACCGCGCCCGAGAACTGGTTCACGCCCGGTTTCGCCGCCGCCCAGCCCGCGATCGTCGAGTGGGCGGTGCAGATGGTGCGCACCACCGACCCCGGCTGCTACATCGGTGCCTGCGAGGCGCTCGCCGCCTTCGACGTACGCGCCGAGCTGGGGCGGGTCGGCGTGCCGACCCTCGTCCTCGTCGGCGCCGACGACCAGCTCACCGGGCCCGCCGAGGCCCGCACCCTGGTCGCCGGCATACCCGACGCCCGGCTCGCCCTGGTCCCCGGCGCCTCGCACCTCGCGCCCGTGGAGCAGCCCGGTGCGGTGAGCGACCTGCTCGTACGCCACTTCTCCTCGGCCTGGCAGGACACGCTCGCCGCGATCCCGGCCCCGCCCGTCGCCCCCGCGATCTCCGCGCCCGTCACGCCCGTCGCCGAGCTCGGCCCGGCGCCTGAGCAGCCGAGGGCCGCCGGGGCGCTGCGCCCCGATCCGTACGAGGCCGGGATGCGGGTCCGCCGCGAGGTGCTGGGGGACGGGCACGTGGACCGGGCGACGGCCGCGGCCGACGGGTTCACGGCCGACTTCCAGGAGCTGATCACGCGGTACGCGTGGGGCGAGGTCTGGAATCGGGACGGCCTGGACCGCCGCATGCGCAGCGCGGTCACGCTCACGGCGCTGGTGGCCGGGGGCCACCTGGAGGAGCTGGCGTTCCACACGCGTGCGGCGCTGCGCAACGGGCTGACCCCGGCGGAGATCCGTGAGGTGCTGATGCAGACGGCGGTGTACTGCGGCGTCCCGGCCGCGAACTCCGCGTTCCGCGTCGCGCAGCAGGTCATCCGCGAGGAAACGACCCCGCGGGCCTAG
- a CDS encoding IS481 family transposase, giving the protein MSHANAALTPRARLRLARLIVDDGWPVARAAERYDVSWPTAKRWADRYAESGPAAMADRSSRPHRSPARTPQPLVRKIVHLRWKQRLGPVQIAGRLGMPASTVHAVLTRCRINRLSHIDRATGEPVRRYEHDHPGAMLHIDVKKLGNVPDGGGWRYVGRVQGRKNRAATPDKPRNKYRGPLLGTAFVHTVIDDHSRVAYAEIRDDEMAATAVDVLRRAVAWFAARGVTIERVLTDNGSAYRSRHWTQACTELGITPKKTRPYRPQTNGKVERFHRTLADGWALGRFYPSESARRKALPAWLHHYNHHRPHTATGGKPPITRLTNVPRQYT; this is encoded by the coding sequence GTGTCTCACGCTAACGCTGCTTTGACTCCCCGTGCCCGTCTTCGGCTGGCGCGTCTGATTGTCGATGACGGCTGGCCGGTCGCCCGTGCGGCCGAACGCTACGACGTGTCCTGGCCGACCGCCAAGCGGTGGGCCGACCGTTACGCCGAGTCCGGGCCGGCGGCGATGGCTGACCGGTCCTCCCGGCCGCACCGCAGTCCTGCCCGAACACCGCAGCCGCTGGTCCGCAAGATCGTGCACCTGCGCTGGAAGCAACGTCTGGGCCCGGTCCAGATCGCCGGACGGCTGGGCATGCCCGCCTCCACCGTCCACGCAGTCCTGACCCGCTGCCGGATCAACCGCCTGTCCCACATCGACCGCGCCACCGGCGAGCCGGTCCGCCGCTACGAGCACGATCATCCCGGCGCAATGCTCCACATCGACGTCAAGAAGCTCGGGAACGTGCCCGACGGCGGCGGCTGGCGCTACGTCGGACGCGTCCAGGGCCGCAAGAACCGTGCCGCAACACCCGACAAGCCCCGCAACAAGTACCGAGGACCACTACTGGGAACCGCGTTCGTCCACACCGTCATCGACGACCATTCCCGCGTCGCCTACGCCGAGATCCGCGACGACGAGATGGCCGCCACCGCGGTCGACGTCCTGCGGCGCGCGGTAGCCTGGTTCGCCGCCCGAGGGGTGACCATCGAGCGGGTCCTCACCGACAACGGCTCGGCCTACCGCTCCCGGCACTGGACACAAGCCTGCACCGAGCTCGGCATCACACCGAAGAAGACCCGCCCCTACCGGCCACAGACCAACGGCAAGGTCGAACGCTTCCACCGCACCCTCGCCGACGGCTGGGCCCTCGGCCGCTTCTACCCCAGCGAATCAGCCCGCCGTAAAGCCCTGCCAGCCTGGCTCCATCACTACAATCACCACCGCCCCCACACCGCGACCGGCGGCAAACCACCCATCACCAGGTTGACCAACGTCCCCAGGCAATACACCTAG
- a CDS encoding MBL fold metallo-hydrolase translates to MKLTKKSHACVRLEKDGRTLVIDPGAFSEEDAAAGADAVLVTHEHPDHFSEPRLRVAMDANPAAEIWTLRSVAEQLSAAYPGRVHPVGEGDTFTAAGFDVQVHGQLHAVIHPDLPRITNVGFLVDGSVFHPGDALTVPGRPVETLMLPVMAPWSKVSEVIDYVREVGPRRAIDIHDALLTELARPIYDTHIGNLGGAEHSRLSSGESTEL, encoded by the coding sequence GTGAAGCTCACAAAGAAGTCGCACGCGTGCGTCCGGCTGGAGAAGGACGGCCGCACCCTCGTCATCGATCCCGGCGCCTTCAGCGAGGAGGACGCCGCGGCCGGCGCCGACGCCGTGCTCGTCACGCACGAGCACCCCGACCACTTCAGCGAGCCACGGCTCCGGGTCGCGATGGATGCGAATCCGGCCGCCGAGATCTGGACGCTGCGCAGCGTCGCCGAGCAGCTCTCGGCCGCGTATCCCGGGCGCGTCCACCCCGTCGGCGAGGGTGACACGTTCACGGCCGCCGGCTTCGACGTGCAGGTGCACGGGCAGCTGCACGCCGTGATCCACCCGGATCTGCCGAGGATCACCAATGTCGGCTTCCTGGTGGACGGATCGGTCTTCCACCCCGGCGACGCGCTCACCGTGCCCGGCCGGCCGGTCGAGACGCTGATGCTTCCGGTGATGGCGCCGTGGAGCAAGGTCTCCGAGGTCATCGATTACGTGCGCGAGGTCGGGCCGCGCCGGGCGATCGACATCCACGACGCCCTGCTGACCGAGCTCGCGCGGCCCATCTACGACACGCACATCGGCAATCTGGGCGGCGCCGAGCACAGCAGGCTCTCCTCGGGTGAATCGACGGAGCTCTGA
- a CDS encoding exodeoxyribonuclease III: protein MRIATFNVNSITARLPRLLAWLESSGTDVLCIQETKCTAEQFPADALKELGYESAVNADGRWNGVAVVSRVGLEDVVKGLPGAPAYGGVQEPRALGATCGPVRVWSVYVPNGREVAHEHYVYKLAWLEALKAAVADDAEGDRPFAVLGDYNIAPTDADVWDRSFFEGMTHVTEPERAALEGLRGTGLADVVPRPLKYDHPFTYWDYRQLCFPKNRGMRIDLVYGNEPFTRAVRDSYVDREERKGKGASDHAPVVVDVEF, encoded by the coding sequence ATGCGCATTGCCACGTTCAACGTCAATTCGATCACCGCCCGGCTGCCCCGGCTGCTCGCCTGGCTGGAGAGCAGCGGCACCGACGTGCTGTGCATCCAGGAGACCAAGTGCACCGCCGAGCAGTTCCCGGCCGACGCCCTGAAGGAGCTGGGCTACGAGTCCGCGGTCAACGCCGACGGCCGGTGGAACGGGGTGGCGGTGGTCTCCCGGGTCGGCCTGGAGGACGTCGTGAAGGGGCTGCCGGGCGCGCCGGCGTACGGCGGTGTGCAGGAGCCGCGGGCGCTCGGCGCCACCTGCGGCCCGGTCCGCGTCTGGTCGGTGTATGTGCCCAACGGGCGCGAGGTGGCCCACGAGCACTATGTGTACAAGCTGGCGTGGCTGGAGGCGCTCAAGGCCGCCGTCGCCGATGACGCCGAGGGCGACCGCCCGTTCGCGGTGCTCGGTGACTACAACATCGCGCCGACCGACGCCGATGTGTGGGATCGGTCCTTCTTCGAGGGTATGACCCATGTGACCGAGCCGGAGCGGGCAGCGCTTGAGGGGCTGCGCGGCACCGGCCTCGCCGACGTCGTGCCCCGCCCGCTCAAGTACGACCACCCGTTCACGTACTGGGACTACCGTCAGCTGTGCTTCCCCAAGAACCGGGGCATGCGCATCGACCTGGTGTACGGGAACGAGCCGTTCACCCGGGCCGTCAGGGACAGCTATGTCGACCGCGAGGAGCGCAAGGGCAAGGGTGCATCGGACCACGCCCCCGTCGTGGTCGACGTCGAGTTCTGA
- a CDS encoding DUF6278 family protein produces MNIPFLDNWRRRHSAERGGQALAPPAGEDPDGVGELLAECELLRVRAGQQGLDLDDTPESLEALDQLPPRWRDDPEELPWLGNDAGLYLGTVIVRTVRGASWHVWPGGHPVVRLASGREVNVVEAGLDWAVNGSPELSQVYAEAAEA; encoded by the coding sequence ATGAACATCCCTTTCTTGGACAACTGGCGCAGACGGCACAGTGCGGAGAGGGGTGGCCAGGCGCTGGCTCCCCCCGCCGGGGAGGACCCGGACGGCGTGGGCGAGCTGCTGGCCGAGTGCGAGCTGCTCAGGGTCCGGGCGGGGCAGCAGGGGCTCGATCTGGATGACACCCCGGAGTCGCTGGAGGCGCTCGACCAGCTGCCGCCGCGCTGGCGGGACGACCCCGAGGAGCTGCCCTGGCTGGGCAACGACGCGGGGCTCTATCTCGGCACCGTGATCGTCCGCACGGTCCGGGGTGCCTCCTGGCACGTCTGGCCGGGCGGCCACCCGGTGGTCCGGCTCGCCTCGGGGCGCGAGGTCAATGTGGTGGAGGCGGGGCTGGACTGGGCGGTGAACGGATCGCCCGAGCTCTCCCAGGTGTACGCGGAGGCGGCCGAAGCCTGA
- a CDS encoding CocE/NonD family hydrolase has product MVHPHKALRTSTTATVSAALVAGAAFGLVPAAPAVAAGTRDTAGIRFVDIRGDGGTVLKANVVTPAGAGGSRTYPVIVLPTSWATPQVEYLAQAVELAESGYVVVSYNARGFWQSGGQIEVAGPPDIADASRVIDWALAHTPADPSRVGMAGVSYGAGISLLAAAHDKRVRAVAALSGWGDLIASIYSGRTQHLQAAALLGGAGFLTGRPSPELQQVLKDFLGSNLAKEDEMIAWGRKRSPATYLDRINDNGAAIMLGNAWGDTIFPPNQYAEFYERLTGPKRLEFRPGDHATAEATGLLGLPNDTWTSAHRWFDHHLKGTANGVDREQPVRVKSRSSGGYETYPDWKSVGADARKVALGGTRTIRANVDSGANGGILMLSNALDQFLGLPPVASIPLLPRSYTAVWQTERGAAAQRIRGTVKLHTTVTGTKESGTLVAYLYDVGPLGLGKLVSNAPHTFHGQTPGRPFTVDLELFSTAYDVPAGHRLALVVDTVDPLYIEHNPSGAQLTFSSPAADPSYVSVPLREE; this is encoded by the coding sequence ATGGTCCACCCCCACAAGGCCCTGCGCACCTCGACGACCGCGACCGTCTCGGCCGCCCTCGTGGCCGGGGCCGCCTTCGGGCTGGTCCCGGCCGCTCCGGCGGTGGCGGCCGGGACCCGGGACACCGCCGGTATACGGTTCGTCGACATCCGGGGCGACGGCGGCACCGTGCTCAAGGCCAATGTCGTCACCCCGGCCGGTGCCGGCGGCTCGCGCACGTACCCCGTGATCGTGCTGCCCACCAGCTGGGCCACACCCCAGGTCGAGTACCTCGCCCAGGCCGTCGAGCTCGCCGAATCCGGCTATGTGGTGGTCAGTTACAACGCGCGCGGCTTCTGGCAGTCCGGCGGACAGATCGAGGTGGCGGGCCCGCCGGACATCGCCGACGCCTCCCGGGTCATCGACTGGGCGCTCGCGCACACCCCGGCCGACCCGTCCCGGGTCGGCATGGCCGGAGTGTCGTACGGCGCCGGGATCAGCCTGCTCGCCGCCGCCCACGACAAGCGCGTCCGGGCCGTCGCGGCGCTGAGCGGCTGGGGCGATCTGATCGCCTCCATATACAGCGGCCGCACACAGCACCTCCAGGCCGCCGCGCTCCTCGGCGGCGCGGGCTTCCTGACGGGCCGTCCGAGCCCCGAACTCCAGCAGGTCCTCAAGGACTTCCTCGGCTCGAACCTGGCCAAGGAGGACGAGATGATCGCCTGGGGGCGCAAGCGCTCCCCCGCCACCTACCTCGACCGGATCAACGACAACGGCGCCGCGATCATGCTCGGCAACGCCTGGGGCGACACCATCTTCCCGCCCAACCAGTACGCCGAGTTCTACGAGCGGCTCACCGGCCCCAAGCGGCTGGAGTTCCGCCCCGGCGACCACGCCACCGCCGAGGCGACGGGTCTGCTGGGACTGCCCAACGACACCTGGACCAGCGCGCACCGCTGGTTCGACCACCATCTGAAGGGCACCGCCAACGGCGTCGACCGCGAGCAGCCCGTCCGCGTCAAGTCCCGCTCCTCCGGCGGCTACGAGACCTACCCCGACTGGAAGTCGGTCGGCGCGGACGCCCGCAAGGTCGCCCTGGGCGGCACCAGGACGATCCGGGCGAACGTCGACTCAGGGGCCAATGGCGGGATCCTGATGCTGTCGAACGCCCTTGACCAGTTCCTCGGACTGCCCCCGGTCGCCTCGATCCCGCTGCTGCCACGGTCGTACACCGCCGTCTGGCAGACGGAGCGCGGCGCGGCGGCGCAGCGGATCCGGGGAACGGTGAAACTGCACACCACGGTCACCGGCACCAAGGAGAGCGGCACCCTCGTCGCGTACCTCTACGACGTGGGCCCGCTCGGCCTCGGCAAGCTGGTGAGCAACGCGCCGCACACCTTCCACGGGCAGACACCGGGCAGGCCGTTCACCGTGGACCTGGAGCTGTTCTCCACCGCCTACGACGTACCGGCCGGCCACCGGCTCGCCCTGGTCGTCGACACCGTCGACCCGCTCTACATCGAGCACAACCCGTCCGGCGCGCAGCTGACCTTCTCCTCGCCCGCGGCCGACCCGTCCTACGTGTCGGTGCCGCTGCGCGAGGAGTGA
- a CDS encoding Ig-like domain-containing protein yields the protein MGPRTATRSTGRTAARSTGSTARTGSAAGAVALVLALSGCAGAAASDAGTDAKGGADGKPRTAISVNLQGTRAKAGVPVKVTLAEGKLTEVTVTDSKGGRLAGTVSADGRGWTSARSAAPGTAYSVRAQDDQGGTATAEFTTAAPELVNKVTLAPGGNRTVGVAQPLSIVFDHPVKNRAEVEKHLKVTTSNNTEGSWGWMEDWSGRSRVDWRPKEYWKPGTKVTLNAELSGVDSGEGGGWFVRDYPMSFTIGKQQVVKVDLDDHRLKLFRDGALVRDAPMSAGTPGGEKASWGGTAVLMSKEGTINMRSETVGLGDAYDKMVDYSMRLTWSGMYAHAAPWNSAFLGSANKSSGCIGMSDSDAAAIYEAVQVGDPFEITGDDSKGTVALNNGYGAWNLDWSQWQAKSALR from the coding sequence ATGGGTCCGCGTACGGCCACCCGTTCCACCGGCCGCACGGCCGCCCGTTCCACCGGCTCGACCGCCCGCACCGGCTCGGCCGCCGGTGCCGTGGCCCTCGTCCTCGCACTCTCCGGTTGCGCCGGCGCTGCCGCGTCGGACGCCGGAACAGACGCCAAGGGCGGCGCGGACGGCAAGCCGCGGACCGCCATCTCGGTGAATCTGCAGGGCACTCGGGCCAAGGCCGGCGTGCCGGTGAAGGTCACGCTCGCCGAGGGCAAGCTGACGGAGGTCACGGTCACCGACTCCAAGGGGGGCCGGCTGGCAGGCACGGTCTCCGCCGACGGCCGCGGCTGGACCTCCGCCCGGAGCGCCGCGCCCGGCACGGCGTACTCGGTGCGGGCCCAGGACGACCAGGGCGGGACGGCCACAGCGGAGTTCACCACCGCGGCGCCGGAGCTGGTCAACAAGGTGACGCTGGCACCCGGCGGCAACCGCACGGTCGGCGTCGCCCAGCCGCTGTCGATCGTCTTCGACCACCCGGTGAAGAACAGGGCGGAGGTCGAGAAGCATCTGAAGGTGACCACCTCGAACAACACGGAGGGGTCCTGGGGCTGGATGGAGGACTGGTCCGGCAGGTCCCGGGTGGACTGGAGGCCGAAGGAGTACTGGAAGCCGGGCACCAAGGTCACGCTCAACGCCGAGCTGAGCGGCGTCGATTCGGGCGAGGGCGGCGGCTGGTTCGTCCGCGACTACCCCATGAGCTTCACCATCGGCAAGCAGCAGGTGGTGAAGGTCGACCTCGACGACCACCGGCTGAAGCTGTTCCGGGACGGGGCACTGGTCAGGGACGCGCCCATGTCCGCGGGGACGCCGGGCGGCGAGAAGGCGTCGTGGGGCGGCACGGCCGTGCTGATGTCCAAGGAGGGCACGATCAACATGCGCTCCGAGACGGTCGGCCTCGGCGACGCGTACGACAAGATGGTCGACTACTCGATGCGGCTGACCTGGTCGGGGATGTACGCCCACGCCGCCCCGTGGAACAGCGCGTTCCTGGGCTCCGCCAACAAGAGCTCGGGCTGCATCGGGATGAGCGACTCGGATGCGGCGGCGATCTACGAAGCGGTCCAGGTGGGCGATCCGTTCGAGATCACCGGCGACGACTCCAAGGGCACGGTCGCGCTCAACAACGGCTACGGGGCGTGGAATCTGGACTGGTCGCAGTGGCAGGCGAAGAGCGCGCTGCGCTGA
- a CDS encoding alpha/beta fold hydrolase, protein MTPFVLPHTLLGEGPHHVVAVHGWFADRDAYAAVRPDLDLSSFTYAFVDLRGYGEAMGTPGAYTTGEGAADVLALAERLGWDRFSLIGHSMGGSVVQRVAAQAPHRVRRLVGVSPVPASGLPMPPDQWGLFADAADRPANRRAIIDITTGSVRPAAWLDRMVRRSLRRSDPKAFRAWLDSWAVEDFHADVEGSTVPALAVVGALDPALGAPLTRDTWLRWYARGELTELPAAGHYAMDETPLQLIRTVEDFLRADG, encoded by the coding sequence GTGACCCCATTCGTGCTCCCGCACACGCTCCTCGGCGAGGGACCGCACCATGTCGTCGCCGTACACGGCTGGTTCGCCGACCGCGACGCCTACGCGGCCGTGCGCCCCGACCTGGATCTGTCCTCGTTCACCTACGCCTTCGTGGATCTGCGCGGATACGGAGAGGCGATGGGCACACCCGGCGCCTACACCACGGGCGAGGGCGCCGCCGACGTGCTCGCGCTCGCCGAACGGCTCGGCTGGGACCGCTTCTCGCTCATCGGCCACTCCATGGGCGGCTCGGTCGTCCAGCGGGTGGCGGCGCAGGCGCCCCACCGCGTGCGCCGGCTGGTCGGTGTCTCCCCGGTGCCCGCCAGCGGACTGCCGATGCCGCCCGACCAGTGGGGGCTCTTCGCCGACGCCGCCGACCGCCCGGCCAACCGCCGCGCCATCATCGACATCACGACCGGCTCGGTGCGGCCCGCCGCCTGGCTCGACCGCATGGTGCGGCGGTCGCTGCGCCGCAGCGACCCCAAGGCCTTCCGGGCCTGGCTCGACTCCTGGGCCGTCGAGGACTTCCACGCCGACGTCGAGGGCTCCACCGTCCCCGCGCTCGCCGTCGTCGGCGCCCTCGACCCCGCGCTCGGCGCCCCGCTGACACGGGACACCTGGCTGCGCTGGTACGCACGCGGCGAGCTCACCGAACTGCCCGCCGCCGGGCACTACGCCATGGACGAGACCCCGCTGCAGCTCATCCGCACCGTCGAGGACTTCCTTCGGGCCGACGGATGA